A genomic segment from Brienomyrus brachyistius isolate T26 chromosome 9, BBRACH_0.4, whole genome shotgun sequence encodes:
- the rab13 gene encoding ras-related protein Rab-13 isoform X2: protein MSPSLGVQGIDFKVKTIDVEGKKVKLQIWDTAGQERFKTITTAYYRGAMGIILVYDITDEKSFENIQNWMKSIKENASSGVNQMLLGNKCDIEAKRKVSKEAGEKLAKDHGIRFFETSAKSSINVEESFIGLARDILLKTSKKSGPAGREVRLTSTEKKKAASKCLLL, encoded by the exons ATGTCGCCCTCTCTCGGTGTACAAG GCATTGACTTTAAGGTTAAAACAATAGATGTAGAAGGAAAGAAAGTAAAACTTCAAATCTG GGACACGGCAGGACAGGAGAGGTTCAAGACTATTACTACAGCATATTACAGAGGAGCAATG GGCATTATCCTGGTGTATGACATCACTGATGAGAAGTCCTTTGAGAACATTCAGAACTGGATGAAGAGCATCAAAGAG AATGCATCATCAGGAGTCAATCAGATGTTGCTTGGCAACAAGTGTGACATCGAAGCCAAAAGGAAGGTGTCCAAGGAAGCAGGAGAGAAG CTGGCGAAGGATCATGGAATTCGATTCTTCGAGACGAGTGCAAAGTCCAGCATTAATGTAGAGGAG TCTTTTATCGGTTTGGCTCGAGACATCCTGCTGAAGACAAGCAAGAAATCG GGTCCCGCGGGTCGAGAAGTCAGACTGACCTCCACTGAGAAGAAAAAGGCGGCATCGAAATGTCTTCTGCTGTGA
- the rab13 gene encoding ras-related protein Rab-13 isoform X1, translating to MAKKYDFLFKLLLIGDSGVGKTCLIIRFADDNFNSTYISTIGIDFKVKTIDVEGKKVKLQIWDTAGQERFKTITTAYYRGAMGIILVYDITDEKSFENIQNWMKSIKENASSGVNQMLLGNKCDIEAKRKVSKEAGEKLAKDHGIRFFETSAKSSINVEESFIGLARDILLKTSKKSGPAGREVRLTSTEKKKAASKCLLL from the exons ATGGCGAAGAAGTATGACTTTTTATTTAAACTGCTGTTAATCGGAGATAGCGGTGTTGGAAAAACTTGTTTGATCATCCGATTCGCGGACGATAACTTCAACTCCACTTACATATCCACTATTG GCATTGACTTTAAGGTTAAAACAATAGATGTAGAAGGAAAGAAAGTAAAACTTCAAATCTG GGACACGGCAGGACAGGAGAGGTTCAAGACTATTACTACAGCATATTACAGAGGAGCAATG GGCATTATCCTGGTGTATGACATCACTGATGAGAAGTCCTTTGAGAACATTCAGAACTGGATGAAGAGCATCAAAGAG AATGCATCATCAGGAGTCAATCAGATGTTGCTTGGCAACAAGTGTGACATCGAAGCCAAAAGGAAGGTGTCCAAGGAAGCAGGAGAGAAG CTGGCGAAGGATCATGGAATTCGATTCTTCGAGACGAGTGCAAAGTCCAGCATTAATGTAGAGGAG TCTTTTATCGGTTTGGCTCGAGACATCCTGCTGAAGACAAGCAAGAAATCG GGTCCCGCGGGTCGAGAAGTCAGACTGACCTCCACTGAGAAGAAAAAGGCGGCATCGAAATGTCTTCTGCTGTGA
- the fam189b gene encoding protein FAM189B: protein MPSLSESSSVASASGSRAVSGSRRGISGRGGARLLLYLGLCHLGLGAMVLAFSFTSLAFTSSPRVRQSCPFWAGFFVVASGLVGVVSWRRPLTLVVSLFMLLSAVCVILSLAGSMLSCQNAQMVKSLQACQVEKGLCWCCQVGGTCSITEDPLVLYQHADCHSVRHQLKDLLFSACGLSILSTIICTLSTVTCSIHIFSLDLLHLLVPHRSRSVNPECSTPQDAFLANVVDFEEFVPPIPPPPYYPPEYTCSSETDAQSITYNGSMESPVPLYPTDCPPPYEAVMGQRAGSQATVYDTHVTELSGERGTSTAFSGEVSMDSGSLLMSEIVDIPDDSSPSEDSCLLEVGVAMRARVGGAGGGAGGDGGEYVSFHCPPQGQQPPESPIVCLPPHRFSRGERSNSCSSPSSSADAPYRSPVLRHQAILASSCSQLELLAVSGSPRSSIPEIRVRPCTPSRRSSDSSSVPAGTATSMANHAIGPPALLLPPPPRRGGASRDRRDRDLLPPLVRSHSEPGLNSSTDTGDLSGSTGSKGVSDEVSQTSSETGPSSEACLLPRPSVAIFSALPRKGSMKATDGPLPSKLPPATSLRLPKDCARSLGDLKVTRVLVARFLQRSKRNLAPPSDHSGNGGQALKCKPPGEASIAGHPFEQVLRTSWGSSRGQQYHQHHRGHHSHSDSRHNRRRNNPAQLEGIHLRSCGDLSSSSAASLRRLLSRPHSSSGTLYMESAL from the exons ATGCCCTCTTTGTCCGAGTCCAGTAGCGTGGCCTCAGCTTCAGGGTCCAGGGCCGTGTCGGGGAGCCGCAGGGGAATCTCTGGCCGGGGTGGGGcgcgtctcctcctctaccTGGGCTTGTGTCACCTGGGCCTGGGTGCCATGGTCCTGGCGTTCAGCTTCACCAGTCTGGCCTTCACCTCCTCGCCACGCGTACGGCAGTCCTGCCCGTTCTGGGCCGGCTTCTTT GTGGTGGCCTCAGGACTGGTCGGTGTGGTCTCCTGGAGAAGACCATTAActcttgtg GTGTCGCTGTTCATGCTCCTGTCGGCCGTGTGTGTCATCCTCAGCCTTGCGGGTTCCATGCTTTCCTGCCAAAATGCACAAATGGTCAAGTCCCTGCAAGCCTGCCAG GTAGAGAAAGGCTTATGCTGGTGCTGCCAGGTGGGGGGCACCTGCTCCATAACGGAGGACCCTTTGGTTCTGTACCAGCACGCAGACTGCCACTCTGTCCGTCACCAGTTGAAG GACCTACTGTTCAGCGCCTGCGGCCTCAGCATCCTGTCCACCATCATCTGCACGCTCTCCACGGTTACCTGCAGCATACACATCTTCTCGCTGGACCTGCTGCACTTG CTGGTACCTCACCGCTCTCGCTCAGTGAACCCGGAGTGCTCCACCCCGCAAGACGCCTTCCTCGCCAATGTCGTGGATTTCGAGGAGTTTGTGCCTCCGATCCCACCCCCGCCTTATTACCCCCCGGAGTATACCTGCAGCTCAGAAACGGACGCACAGAG tatcACCTACAATGGCTCCATGGAGAGTCCTGTGCCGCTGTATCCCACCGATTGCCCCCCTCCCTACGAGGCTGTCATGGGGCAGCGGGCAGGCAGCCAG GCAACGGTGTACGACACCCATGTAACCGAGCTGTCAGGCGAGAGGGGGACATCAACGGCGTTCAGCGGTGAGG tatCCATGGACAGCGGCTCACTCCTCATGTCAGAGATCGTGGACATACCCGACGACAGCTCCCCATCAGAGGACTCCTGCCTGCTAGAGGTGGGAGTGGCCATGAGGGCACGTGTGGGCGGGGCCGGAGGCGGGGCTGGGGGCGACGGTGGCGAGTACGTCAgcttccactgccccccccaaggGCAACAGCCCCCCGAGAGCCCCATTGTCTGTCTGCCACCCCACCGCTTCTCCAGAGGCGAGCGCTCCAACTCCTGCTCGTCTCCCAGCAGCTCGGCTGACGCCCCCTACAG gtcCCCCGTCCTCCGTCACCAGGCCATTCTGGCCAGTAGCTGCTCCCAGCTGGAGCTCCTGGCCGTCTCAGGCTCCCCTCGTTCCTCCATTCCGGAGATCCGTGTGCGGCCCTGCACACCAAGCCGGCGCAGCTCCGACTCGTCCTCTGTGCCTGCGGGCACCGCTACCTCCATGGCCAACCACGCCATCGGCCCCCCAGCGCTACtcctgcccccgcccccccgccgtGGTGGGGCCTCCCGCGATCGCCGGGACCGGGACTTGCTCCCCCCGCTGGTGAGGTCCCACAGCGAACCGGGCCTGAACTCCTCAACTGACACGG GTGACCTCAGCGGCTCGACAGGCAGCAAAGGCGTGAGTGATGAGGTGTCCCAAACCTCCTCTGAGACTG GTCCATCTTCAGAGGCCTGCTTGCTGCCCAGACCCTCAGTGGCGATCTTCAGCGCCCTCCCCAGGAAGGGGAGCATGAAAGCGACAGACGGGCCTCTGCCCTCCAAGCTGCCCCCCGCCACGTCCCTCCGGCTGCCCAAAGATTGTGCCCGCTCTCTCGGGGACCTCAAG GTGACCAGGGTGTTAGTAGCCAGATTCCTTCAGCGTTCCAAACGCAATTTGGCGCCCCCTAGTGATCACTCTGGGAATGGCGGACAGGCTCTGAAGTGTAAGCCTCCCGGAGAGGCCAGCATAGCAGGTCACCCGTTCGAGCAG GTCCTGCGCACCTCATGGGGgtccagcaggggtcagcagtaCCATCAGCATCACCGTGGCCACCATTCCCATAGCGACAGCCGTCACAATCGTCGCCGTAACAACCCGGCACAGCTGGAAGGCATCCATCTGCGCAGCTGCGGTGATCTGAGCTCCTCTTCAGCAGCCTCCCTGCGCAGGCTACTCTCTAGACCACACAGCTCCTCAGGAACACTGTACATGGAGTCTGCACTTTGA